CGTAAACTGCGTTGCCCCGGGCGTAATTGATACAGATATGAACAGTAATCTTTTACCGGAGGATTTAGAGTGTTTAAAAGAAGAAACGCCTCTGGGAATAATCGGCACTGCACTTGATGTGGCAAAGTCAATCTTTTTTTTAGCGTCTGATTCCCTTGCGCCCTTCATCACCGGGCAGGTGTTAAGCCCAAACGGCGGGTTTATAATGTAACGAAAAACACGTCACAAAAATGTGACAAAATTTTCATAAAAATATCTTGAAATTTAAAATAAAATCCAGTATAATAATTTTCGTTCTCCCGGTCAGGGAGTGAACAAAAGATGCAGTAAAACCAATTCCTGTGGTGTATGCTGCATCTTTCTTTTTTTCTTTATTTTTTCTTGTTCTGCAAAAGCTTAATCCTGTCGCGGATTGAGGCCGCGTCTTCAAACCGCAGTTCTGAGGCCGCAAGTTTCATTTGTTCGGTTAAAATTTCAATCTGCAAATGAATGTCCATTTTCTTGGAAATTTTAACGTCTGCAATGGTTTCGTCCGGTGCCTCTCCCAAAGCGGAAATTACGCCTCTGATGTTTTTCTTTATCGACTGGGGCGTAATGTTGTGCTGTTCGTTATATTCCTGCTGTTTTTTCCGCCGCCTGTTGGTTTCAGTAATGGCGCGCTCCATTGAGTTCGTAATTGCGTCGGCATACATAATTACTTTGCCGTCTGCGTTTCTTGCTGCGCGGCCAATCGTCTGAATAAGCGATGTTTCCGATCGCAAAAAGCCTTCCTTGTCCGCGTCTAAAATGGCAACCAATGAAACCTCAGGAATGTCTAACCCCTCCCTTAACAGGTTAATTCCCACCAGCACGTCAAACAGGCCTTCCCTTAAGTCCTTCACAATTTCCATGCGCTCAATGGTTTTCACGTCGGAATGGAGGTATTTCACTTTAATGTCCATCTCACGCAGATAGTCGGTTAAATCCTCGGCCATTTTTTTCGTTAAAGTGGTAACTAAAACGCGGTTTCCCTTTTCCGTTTGGCTGTGAATTTCACCAACTAAATCATCCACCTGCCCTTTAACGGGACGCACTATAATCTCCGGGTCAAGCAAACCTGTGGGACGGATAATTTGTTCTGCAATCTGCACAGAGCGGCTGCGCTCGTAGTCGGCTGGCGTGGCACTGACATAAAGTACCTGGTTAATTTTTCCTTCAAATTCGTTGAAGTTTAAAGGGCGGTTGTCAAAGGCCGAGGGCAGGCGAAACCCATAATCCACAAGGGATTGCTTTCTCGCCTGGTCGCCGTTGAACATTGCCCGCACCTGAGGAACCGTAACATGCGATTCGTCAATGACCAAAAGAAAATCTTTCGGAAAATAGTCCATTAAGGTAAACGGCGCCGAGCCCGGCTCCCTTCCGCTGATGTGGCGCGAATAGTTTTCAATGCCCTGGCAAAAGCCAATTTCCCGCATCATTTCAATGTCATAAGTGGTTCTTTGTTCAATTCTCTGGGCCTCGAGCAGCATATCATTTTCTTTAAAATACTTCACACGCTCCGCAAGCTCTGCTTCAATGGTGCCGATGGCTTTTTCCATTTTTTCTTTTGTAGTAACATAGTGGGACGCGGGATAAATTGCCACATGGTTTCTAGTGCCCTTAATTTCACCCGTCACAACGTCAATCTCAGTAATGCGGTCAATTTCGTCGCCGAAAAACTCAATCCGAATGGCGCTGTCGCTGCTCTCTGCGGGGAACACCTCTAAAACATCCCCCCGCACGCGGAACTTCCCGCGGACAAAGTTAATATCGTTTCGTTCATACTGAATTTCAACTAATTTTTTTAATATGCTGTCCCTGTCGCGAACCATGCCCGGACGCAGGGAAATCACAAGCTCGTTGTAGTCGATTGGGTCGCCTAAGCCGTATATACACGACACGCTGGCAACAATGATAACGTCGCGCCGCTCGAAAAGCGCCGCAGTAGCACTGTGGCGCAGCTTGTCAATTTCTTCATTCACCGCTGAGTCCTTTTCAATGTAGGTATCGGTATGGGGAATATATGCCTCCGGCTGGTAGTAGTCGTAATAGGAAACAAAAAACTCAACGGCGTTCTCGGGAAAAAATGCCTTAAACTCACTGCAGAGCTGGGCTGCAAGGGTTTTGTTGTGGGCCAGCACCAACGTAGGCTTTTGCACCTTTTCAATGACGTTTGCCACGGTAAAGGTTTTTCCCGAACCGGTAACGCCCAATAACGTTTGTTCCCTTTCGCCGCGCAAAATTCCGTCGGTCAGTTTATTGATTGCCTCAGGTTGGTCGCCTGTGGGCCGGTAGTCGGAATGTATTTTAAAATCCACAAAATTTCACACCTTTCCTATAAATTTAATCTTCTGATTGCAATTGTTTTCTATATTCCGTGGGGGTATGTCCACTAAATTTTTTAAATATTCTGTTAAAATTCCGAATGCTCTGAAACCCGCACTCCACTGCTAAAAATGCGATGTCGGCCTTGGTGTGCAACAGCATTTCACAGGCAAATTCAAAGCGGAACATATTAATAAACTCTTTAAAATGCATGTTAAAACAGCGGTGAAACAAGGCTGAAAAGTAGTGATATTCATAGCCCAAAGCCGCAGCCGTACTACCTAGGGTTATTTCGTCGCTTAAATTTTCTGATATAAATGCAATTACCCGGTTCCGAAACTCATCGGATGATTTCATGTCAAAAGCAACGGCATGTTTTAAACATTCACTGCACACCAGATAAAGGCAGGATTTGGCCAAATATAACTCCGGCTGTCCCTGAAAAAACAGATGTTCTTTTAAAAAGGCTTCCTGCTTCAAACCGCATTTAAATTTTGAATAGCTGATTTGACTGTTGGCTTTTGAAAAGCTCAAAACAAAATCTTCCGAAAACACGCCAACCCAAATTTTAGATTTCCCGTCCACAGCAAAAGAATGTACGGCATAGGGAGAAATAAGAATCATTTCACCAGGCTTTAGCACATCAGGCTTTCCGTTTACAGACAACTCCACCGTGCCCTTAAGAACGTAAATTAACTCATAATTTTTGTGAAAATGTGCGCTATAGGAAATATCTGAATATAAAAAGGCATTATAGTTATAGTTTCCGCAGGAATTTGATGTCTGGTGCTGAATCATATTTACCCTTCCAAATCTTAAATTCTGTCTATAATTATATAACATATTGCTTGCTTTGTCAACCTGCGCTGATATAATGAAATATGTGGGGTGAGCAAATGACAGGAACAATATTTTCCATTGAAGAATTTTCTGTTTACGATGGGCCAGGAATCCGTTCAACGGTGTTTTTAAAGGGGTGTCCGCTGCGGTGCAGCTGGTGCCACAACCCCGAGGGACAGCTTAAGGAAAGCGAAATGATTAAAAGTCCAAACGGGTGCATTGGGTGCGGAGCCTGTTTGCAAACAAGCGTGCAAAAAGAAGATGGCAGCATTTCTTTTACTGAGGAAAGCATAAAAAATTGTCCAATCAATTTAATTCGGGTGTGCGGTGAAACCGTCAGCAGTGGTCAACTGTGTGAAACGCTGTTAAAAAACAAACGGATTTTAAATGCCGGCGGCGGGGTCACCTTTTCCGGAGGCGAGCCGTTTCTGCAAAGTAAATTCCTTTTTGAATGTATTATGAAGCTGAAAAACAAACTGCATACGGCAATTCAAACAAGCGGCTATTGCGACGCAAATACCTTTTGCAATGCATTAAATATAACAGATTATTTTTTGTTCGATTTAAAGCTGGCCGACGATGCCATGCATATCAAATATACCGGCGTTTCGAACCGGCCGATTTTACGGAATCTTTCGGCACTTGCAAAAAGCGGCGTACCTTATGTTGTGAGAATTCCGCTCATTCCCGGTGTAACTGATTCAACGCGCAATCTGACACAGCTTGCGCAGATTTTAAACGATAACCATGTTTCTTACGCCGAGCTGCTACCATACAACAAAATGGCCGGCGGAAAGTATAAAATGCTTCAAAGAAACTATGCGCCAGGCTTTGACGAAGCTGCGCCGCCCCAACCCCGCCAGGATTTGTTTTGGTCGTTTGGAATACGCACAAAAATTATGTGAACGGAGCGATTGTATGACTGAAAAAATTGAACTTCAATTAAAACAGCTGAACAGCAAAGCTTATCAAACAAAGCGGAAACATATTGAGGACGCCATGTTTGACGACATTAAAAAGTCGGAAAACTTTATCAATAATTTTCAGAAAATCGTAGCACTTGAAAAGCCTTCTTTCTTGGAAAACGACGAATTTGGTTTTAACAGAAGCACTGATTTGACCATCCCACCCTATGGCGGCAATGTTACGCCGAATTATTACCGCATTATCTCCCAGGGCTTTGATGCGGTTTTAGACCAAATTGGAAAAGCGGTTGCCAAAACTACAGATGCGGAGAAAAAAGCCTACGGCAAAAACATGGCAAAATGTATTCATTTGTGTCTGGAATTTTGCAGTCAATACAAAACAGCTGCCAAAGCAAGCGGCAATTTAAAGCTGTATGGCGCTTTAAAAAAGGTTCCTCACAAAGGGGCAGAATCGTTTTATGAGGCCTGTGTGTTTCTAAAAATCTGCATTTATTTCTTGCGGATTTCTTTTGTCGACCACTTAGGCCTGGGGCGTTTTGACCAATATATGTATCCGTTTTATCTGCATGACAAAGCTTGCGGTGTGCAGGATAATGAGATTTTTGAAACCTTAGAATCTTTTTTCATTGCGATAAACCGGGATACTGACCTTTACTCCGGCGTGCAGCAGGGGGACAACGGACAAAGCCTGGTGCTGGGCGGCTTTGATAAGGCTGGAAACAGCCAATTTAACGAATTGTCGCAAATGTGTATGCAAGCCTCTTTAGAATTAAATCTGATTGACCCAAAAATTAATTTACGGGTTGGCAAAAACACGCCGGACGAAATTTTTGAGTTTGCCACCTTGCTCACCAAGCAGGGGTTAGGGTTTCCGCAATACTGCAACGACGACGTTGTCATTCCCGGCCTTTTAAAGCTGGGATATGAGCATGAAGACGCTGTAAACTATGTGGTAGCCGCGTGTTGGGAATTTATTATACCGAATTGCGGGGCCGATGTTCCAAACATTCAAACAATGGACTTTCCGGCCGTTGTGAATCGGGCAGTTGTTGCAAAGCTGACAGAGTGTAAACATTTTGATGAACTGATGGACTGTGTAAAAAAAGAGATTGAGATTGAATGTGGCATGTTAATTCATTCACGCCGGGAACAAAAAGTTGTTAAGCGTCCGCTTCTGTCCATTTTTATCGACGGCTGTATCGAATGTCTTGCTGATATGTATGACGGCGGGGCAAAATATCATAATTTTGGCTGTCATGGCGCCGGAATTGCTAATGCCGCCGACGCTTTGGCTGCGGTGAAAAAGAATGTTTTTGACGAGAAGACGATTGAAAAATCGGAGCTTTTAAACGCATTGGCAAATAATTTTCGTGGCCATGACGAGCTTCGTAATCAACTTAGAAATAGCCCTAAAATGGGAAACAACGACGACTATGTCGACAGCATTGCCTGTGACTTAATGGACTGTTTCTCCAATCACTTAAACAACAAGAAAAATGGACACGGCGGAGTTTGGAGGGCAGGCACAGGAAGTGCAATGGAATATATCTGGAAAGGGGAAAAGTGTCCCGCCACCGCTGACGGCAGGAAGGCGAAAGAGGCCTATTCTTCAAGTTTTTCCCCCGCGCTGGATGCGAAAACGGCGGGTGTTCTGTCGGTAATGCAGTCCTTTACCAAGTATCCTTTATGCAATATTGTGAACGGCGGGCCGCTGACCATTGAAATACACGACACCGTTTTAAGAAATGACGTTGGCATCAAAAAGGTTGCAATGCTTGTGAAAAGCTATATCCTTTTGGGCGGCCACCAGCTGCAGCTTAATTCCATCAACAGGGAACGTCTGCTCGACGCCCAAAAGCACCCGGAGAACTATCCGAACCTAATTGTGCGCGTCTGGGGCTGGAGCGGTTATTTTAACGAGCTGGATTTAAGCTATCAAAACCATATTATTCGGCGCACAGAATATGGCAGTTAACGTTTTCTACTAAACAAAAAGGGGTGCGGCAAAATTTGCCGCACCCCTTATCTATCACGTTTTTATCGAATTCCTTTTTATGATCAAAAGAACGGCAAAGCTCTTCGTTATGCTCGATCTTTAATGGGAACATAATCTCCCGCTCCGCAAACGCTTTTATATGCCGGGCGGATAATTCTGCCGCCATACATCACTTCTTCAATTCTATGGGCGCACCAACCCGCCATTCTCGAGATTGCAAACATGGGAGTGTAAAGCTCCGGTGGAATGTTTAAGCACTTGTAAACAAAGCCAGAATACAAATCCACGTTGGCGCACATGTGCTTTTTCCCTTTTTTCTCCGCAAAAATCTCCGGGGTGAGCTCTTCAATCAGGCTGTAGAGCTTAAATTCCTTCATGTTTCCCGTAACGTCTGCAAGTTCCTCCGCTTTTTTCTTCAGCTGAACGGTTCTGGGGTCAGACTTTGTGTAAATGGCATGGCCCATACCGTAAATCAGGCCGGAATGGTCAAATCCGTCTTTGTCCAACAGCTTTGCAATGTGGTTTGCCACAGCGTCGCGGTCGTTCATATCGTCTACATTGGCCTTAAAGTCTTCAATCATTGCCATAACCTTGCGGTTTGCACCGCCGTGTTTTGGACCCTTCAGCGAACCAATCGCCGCGGCAATGGCCGAATACGTATCCGAGCCAGTTGAAGAAACCACCCGGGTCGTAAAGGCCGAATTGTTGCCGCCGCCATGCTCTGCGTGCAGAATCATGGCCAAGTCTAAAACCTTTGCTTCCAAATCGGTATATTGATTGTCCGGCCGGATCATATATAGGAAGTTTTCCGCCATGGAAAGCTCCGGCTGGGGGTTGTGGATATACAGACTTTTACCGTCAAAGTAATGAGCCTTTGCCTGATAGGCATAGGCCACCATGGTGGGAACTCTGGAAAACAGCAGAATGGACTGACGGATGATGTTATATAAATCGGTGGAGTCTGGGTTGTTGTCGTAGGAATACATGGAGAGAACAGACCTTGCAAGCTTGTTCATAATGTCATTACTGGGGGTTTTCATAATCATGTCTTCGCGGAAACCAAAGGGAAGCGGGCGCATTGCGCCGACCAACGCTTTAAAATCGTCCAGCTCCTTTTGCGTAGGCAGTTTTCCGAACAACAGAAGGTAACAAACCTCCTCATAACCAAACCGGTTTTCTTTTTCGCAGGCCATTACAATGTCAGTGACGTCAACACCGCGGTAGCTGAGCTTTCCGTCATCAGGAATCATTTCGTCCTCATACATGATGTAGCCGTGCACCTGGCCCACATTGGTGAGACCTGCCAAAACACCTGTGCCGTCGCTGTTTCTCAGGCCGCGTTTCACCTTATAATTGTCATAGTAGCCGGGTTCAATTTGTGTGTTCTGTTCAATCACACTGCACCACTGCTCCAGCGCGCTTTTTAAATATTCCTTGTTTTCGCCTTCCATGGCTTCACCTGCTTTGCATAATTTTTCTCTAAGCTTCTGCGGAATATTATACCTTATTTTTATAATAAAGTCAATAGATTTTGTTTTGTTTTATATGTTTCATTTCATTTTAGACAGATTGTTCTTTTATTTTCTCGGTTCAAGCACTAATTTTTGCAATTTTCATTTTTGTTTATTTCATTTTTGTGAAAATCCAGCAGTACAGTGCCAAAATTTTTTTCGCCAAATTTTCTTAAAAACGGTTGACAGGCTTTACGTTTCATATTATTATATTAAGTAACTATTTGAAAAGATACAAGAGAAGTTGTTGTCATATGCCCGCGTATGGCAGCGCAGCAAACATTCATTTTAAGTGGGCAGAAAGGCTATGTTAGTTTATGAGAATGTCAGAATTGTTTTTAAGCACGCTCCGGGAGGTTCCTGCCGAGGCGGAAACCATCAGCCATCAGCTGATGCTTCGGGCGGGAATTATCAGAAAGCTTGCGGCCGGGGTATATTCCTATCTGCCGCTGGGTTACCGTGTGCTTAGAAAAGTTGAAAATATTGTTCGCGAAGAGATGGACAGCGCCGGCGCCCAGGAGCTTTTAATGTCTGCCCTGCTTCCGGCGGAATCCTATCAGGCTTCAGGACGGTGGGACGTGTTCGGCGCCAATATGTTTCGTTTAAAAGACCGCAACAGCCGCGACTTTTGCTTAGGCCCCACCCATGAAGAAATTTTTACAGACACGGTGAAATCCTGCTTAAAATCCTACCGTCAGCTTCCTGTTACCCTATATCAGATTCAAAATAAATACAGGGACGAAAGCCGTCCTCGTTTTGGCATTATCCGTTCCCGGGAATTTGTGATGAAAGACGCTTATAGCTTTGACCGCACTTGGGAGGGGTTGGACGAATCCTACGACAAGATGTATCACGCTTACTGCAAGATTTTCGACCGTTTGGGACTTGACTATATCGTTGTTGATGCAGACTCCGGCGCCATGGGCGGTTCCGGCTCGCAGGAATTTATGGTAAAATCTGAAGTGGGTGAAGACACCATTTGTCATTGTCCTGCATGCCAGTATGCGGCAAATGTTGAAAAGGCGGAATGCATTGCGGTTGAGTTAGAAAAGGAAAGCGCACTTCCCCGCGAAAAGATTCATACCCCTAACGTAAAAACCATTGATGAGCTTGTGAACTTTTTGAACACAGACAGCTCAAAATTTGTTAAAACCTTAATTTATTCCGGCGGCGGAAAAACAGTTGCCGTAATGGTTCGCGGCGACCGTGAAGTGAACGAAGTGAAGCTTGCAAACCATTTAGGTGTTAGCTGCGATGACTTAGAGCTTGCCGCACCAAACGTTGTTTGTGAGGTAACCGGCGCTGACGTTGGGTTTGCAGGCCCCATCGGGCTTAAAATTCCTGTCGTGATGGACAAAGAAGTTTCGTTTATGTCTAACTTTATTGTTGGCGCAAATGAAACGGACTATCATTATATTAATGTAAATACAGAGGATTTTGAAGCCGAGGTTACTGACGTGCGCACCATTGAGCCCGGTGATCCCTGTCCGAAATGCGGAAAGCCTATTGTTACCACACAGGGCATTGAAGTGGGCCATATCTTTAAATTAGGCACAAAATATACGGATGCGTTAGACTGCACATACTTAGATGAAAACGGCACACCGCAGACCATTATCATGGGCTGTTACGGCATTGGCGTGAGCCGCACCATTGCAGCTGCCATTGAACAGCTCAGCGACGAAAACGGCATTGTGTGGCCGCTGGCCATTGCACCTTATCAGGCTATCGTGGTTCCGGTGAATGTAAAAGACGAAACCCAGGCAAAGCTTGCGGAAGAAATCTATGAACAGTTAAAAGAAAACAGCATTGAAGTTTTAATTGACGATCGCCAGGAACGTGCCGGCGTGAAATTTAAAGATGCAGATTTAATTGGAATTCCGGTGAGAATTACTGTAGGCAAAAAAGCGGCTGACGGAATTTGCGAGTTTAAATTCAGAAGCGGCGGCGATGCTGAAGATGTAAGCGCAGACGAAGCAGTTTCCAAAACAATCGCATATATTAAGGAAAACTTATTATAATAAAAAGGAGTAAAGCAATGAAAAAAATTGTATTTTTATCAATAACACTCTTGCTTGCAGTTGGGCTTTTTTCCGCCTGCGGCTGTGCCAAAAAAGATAATAACAGTCAAAGCAGCGCTGCGCCCAGCCAGTCTGCGGCTGCGTCAACTTCACCCGAAAGCAGCCCGTCTGCATCTGCTGCCCCGGACAACAGCAATAATACAGCACCCGGCGACAGCGTTCAGGAAAACGACCTTCCCGCTGTTTCAGAAAACAAAGAAGTGGTAAAAGAAGAAAATGCGCCGAAGGTGTTTATGATTCAGAACGCAGAGTCTAACGTGGACAAGCTGACCTATCATTTAGAAAACTGCAAGCTGTTAGAGGGAAAAGAAACAAATGAAGTTTCGTGGGAATACATCAAAATGGTGGGATTCTGGCAGTGCCCGGAATGTAACCCGCCGCGGTATGAAGATTATGCTAATGCGCAATAACGGCGCGTTATTTGGATTTGGAAAGGTGAAGGTGAAGCTTTGAAACGGATTGTCACAGCAATTTGTGTCCTGCTTCTTGCCGTGCCGCTTGCCTGTTCCTGCGCGCAAAATAACAGCGCAGGAACAGGGGCCGGCGAGGGCAGAAACTCAACCGAAGCCGCGGCAAAAGCGGAGGCTTGGGTAGACAACGACATTTTAGACCTGTGCATTTATAATACCGACACGTTAAATCCGCTTACGACCTCGGTGAAACACAACGCCGAGGTCCTATCTTTCATGTACGACAGTTTATACACCGCCCAGTCGGACTTTTCCGCTGCTGCAAACCTTGCGGAAAATGCTTCTGTGTCTCCAGACGGTTTGACCTATACGGTACAAATCCGCAGCGGAGTTCAGTTTTCCAACGGCGAAACGCTTACAGCTAATGATGTAGCCGCATCAATTAACACAATTATTGCGTCAAACGGGTATTATAAAAACCGGCTTACTATGATTAAAGGAGCGGCGGCGAAGGGAAACCGTGTAGAAATTTATTTAAAAAAACCCACAGCAAATTTAAACGTGCTGCTGGACTTTCCCATTATGCCCAAAGGCGGTAAAGAGGAACACGCAAAAAGTGAAAATAACGACGTTTTGAGCTCCGTAATTCCCGGCAGCGGCATCTATCAGCTTTCAGAATATCAGTTAAACAAGGAGATACGGCTCAAAGTGAACCGCAGCCATCACAGCGGCACCTTGCCGTATATTGAAACTGTTGTCATTCACATGGCCGCTGACCGCGAAACGGCAGTCAGCATGCTGGAAAACAGCAGAATTGACATGCTTACCGGATATGCGGCAGACATTGAAACCTACACCCCCAGAAAAAAGCTAAATTATAAAACCTACAACGGCTGCAGGTTTGTTTTTTTGGGCATGAACACAAAAGAAAAGGAAGCCAACACACCCAAGGTGCGCAGCGCCGTTTCTGCCGCCATTCACCGGGAGGACATTTTATCCGCCGGAAACGTAAACGCCGTTATTTCGTCCCTGCCCGTTCACCCCGGAGACTATCTCTACAGTTCGGATACCGACCTCTACGGCATTAATCAATCCGGGGCAGGCGGGCTGCTTGCGGCCGAGGGCTGGGCTGATACAGACAGCAACGGAATTTTGGATAAAACGGTTTTGTCGAAAAAATATGAGCTATCATTTGAACTGCTTGTGAGCGCTGACAGTCCCACAAAAACGCTGATT
This region of Congzhengia minquanensis genomic DNA includes:
- a CDS encoding glycyl-radical enzyme activating protein, yielding MTGTIFSIEEFSVYDGPGIRSTVFLKGCPLRCSWCHNPEGQLKESEMIKSPNGCIGCGACLQTSVQKEDGSISFTEESIKNCPINLIRVCGETVSSGQLCETLLKNKRILNAGGGVTFSGGEPFLQSKFLFECIMKLKNKLHTAIQTSGYCDANTFCNALNITDYFLFDLKLADDAMHIKYTGVSNRPILRNLSALAKSGVPYVVRIPLIPGVTDSTRNLTQLAQILNDNHVSYAELLPYNKMAGGKYKMLQRNYAPGFDEAAPPQPRQDLFWSFGIRTKIM
- a CDS encoding citrate/2-methylcitrate synthase, translated to MEGENKEYLKSALEQWCSVIEQNTQIEPGYYDNYKVKRGLRNSDGTGVLAGLTNVGQVHGYIMYEDEMIPDDGKLSYRGVDVTDIVMACEKENRFGYEEVCYLLLFGKLPTQKELDDFKALVGAMRPLPFGFREDMIMKTPSNDIMNKLARSVLSMYSYDNNPDSTDLYNIIRQSILLFSRVPTMVAYAYQAKAHYFDGKSLYIHNPQPELSMAENFLYMIRPDNQYTDLEAKVLDLAMILHAEHGGGNNSAFTTRVVSSTGSDTYSAIAAAIGSLKGPKHGGANRKVMAMIEDFKANVDDMNDRDAVANHIAKLLDKDGFDHSGLIYGMGHAIYTKSDPRTVQLKKKAEELADVTGNMKEFKLYSLIEELTPEIFAEKKGKKHMCANVDLYSGFVYKCLNIPPELYTPMFAISRMAGWCAHRIEEVMYGGRIIRPAYKSVCGAGDYVPIKDRA
- the uvrB gene encoding excinuclease ABC subunit UvrB, whose translation is MDFKIHSDYRPTGDQPEAINKLTDGILRGEREQTLLGVTGSGKTFTVANVIEKVQKPTLVLAHNKTLAAQLCSEFKAFFPENAVEFFVSYYDYYQPEAYIPHTDTYIEKDSAVNEEIDKLRHSATAALFERRDVIIVASVSCIYGLGDPIDYNELVISLRPGMVRDRDSILKKLVEIQYERNDINFVRGKFRVRGDVLEVFPAESSDSAIRIEFFGDEIDRITEIDVVTGEIKGTRNHVAIYPASHYVTTKEKMEKAIGTIEAELAERVKYFKENDMLLEAQRIEQRTTYDIEMMREIGFCQGIENYSRHISGREPGSAPFTLMDYFPKDFLLVIDESHVTVPQVRAMFNGDQARKQSLVDYGFRLPSAFDNRPLNFNEFEGKINQVLYVSATPADYERSRSVQIAEQIIRPTGLLDPEIIVRPVKGQVDDLVGEIHSQTEKGNRVLVTTLTKKMAEDLTDYLREMDIKVKYLHSDVKTIERMEIVKDLREGLFDVLVGINLLREGLDIPEVSLVAILDADKEGFLRSETSLIQTIGRAARNADGKVIMYADAITNSMERAITETNRRRKKQQEYNEQHNITPQSIKKNIRGVISALGEAPDETIADVKISKKMDIHLQIEILTEQMKLAASELRFEDAASIRDRIKLLQNKKK
- a CDS encoding ABC transporter substrate-binding protein; amino-acid sequence: MKRIVTAICVLLLAVPLACSCAQNNSAGTGAGEGRNSTEAAAKAEAWVDNDILDLCIYNTDTLNPLTTSVKHNAEVLSFMYDSLYTAQSDFSAAANLAENASVSPDGLTYTVQIRSGVQFSNGETLTANDVAASINTIIASNGYYKNRLTMIKGAAAKGNRVEIYLKKPTANLNVLLDFPIMPKGGKEEHAKSENNDVLSSVIPGSGIYQLSEYQLNKEIRLKVNRSHHSGTLPYIETVVIHMAADRETAVSMLENSRIDMLTGYAADIETYTPRKKLNYKTYNGCRFVFLGMNTKEKEANTPKVRSAVSAAIHREDILSAGNVNAVISSLPVHPGDYLYSSDTDLYGINQSGAGGLLAAEGWADTDSNGILDKTVLSKKYELSFELLVSADSPTKTLIAESVRKSLSALGINIKIRSLPYAAYQSKISSGDYELFLGESELLPNFDFDDILTLSKLSQTDSALSDEIKDAQNATDSMTQKENYSQILSLYSAQRPVAGLYFKNEVLLCDERIKAENILTLNPYKSVHTWSITD
- a CDS encoding pyruvate formate lyase family protein, encoding MTEKIELQLKQLNSKAYQTKRKHIEDAMFDDIKKSENFINNFQKIVALEKPSFLENDEFGFNRSTDLTIPPYGGNVTPNYYRIISQGFDAVLDQIGKAVAKTTDAEKKAYGKNMAKCIHLCLEFCSQYKTAAKASGNLKLYGALKKVPHKGAESFYEACVFLKICIYFLRISFVDHLGLGRFDQYMYPFYLHDKACGVQDNEIFETLESFFIAINRDTDLYSGVQQGDNGQSLVLGGFDKAGNSQFNELSQMCMQASLELNLIDPKINLRVGKNTPDEIFEFATLLTKQGLGFPQYCNDDVVIPGLLKLGYEHEDAVNYVVAACWEFIIPNCGADVPNIQTMDFPAVVNRAVVAKLTECKHFDELMDCVKKEIEIECGMLIHSRREQKVVKRPLLSIFIDGCIECLADMYDGGAKYHNFGCHGAGIANAADALAAVKKNVFDEKTIEKSELLNALANNFRGHDELRNQLRNSPKMGNNDDYVDSIACDLMDCFSNHLNNKKNGHGGVWRAGTGSAMEYIWKGEKCPATADGRKAKEAYSSSFSPALDAKTAGVLSVMQSFTKYPLCNIVNGGPLTIEIHDTVLRNDVGIKKVAMLVKSYILLGGHQLQLNSINRERLLDAQKHPENYPNLIVRVWGWSGYFNELDLSYQNHIIRRTEYGS
- a CDS encoding proline--tRNA ligase; amino-acid sequence: MRMSELFLSTLREVPAEAETISHQLMLRAGIIRKLAAGVYSYLPLGYRVLRKVENIVREEMDSAGAQELLMSALLPAESYQASGRWDVFGANMFRLKDRNSRDFCLGPTHEEIFTDTVKSCLKSYRQLPVTLYQIQNKYRDESRPRFGIIRSREFVMKDAYSFDRTWEGLDESYDKMYHAYCKIFDRLGLDYIVVDADSGAMGGSGSQEFMVKSEVGEDTICHCPACQYAANVEKAECIAVELEKESALPREKIHTPNVKTIDELVNFLNTDSSKFVKTLIYSGGGKTVAVMVRGDREVNEVKLANHLGVSCDDLELAAPNVVCEVTGADVGFAGPIGLKIPVVMDKEVSFMSNFIVGANETDYHYINVNTEDFEAEVTDVRTIEPGDPCPKCGKPIVTTQGIEVGHIFKLGTKYTDALDCTYLDENGTPQTIIMGCYGIGVSRTIAAAIEQLSDENGIVWPLAIAPYQAIVVPVNVKDETQAKLAEEIYEQLKENSIEVLIDDRQERAGVKFKDADLIGIPVRITVGKKAADGICEFKFRSGGDAEDVSADEAVSKTIAYIKENLL
- a CDS encoding helix-turn-helix domain-containing protein, whose product is MIQHQTSNSCGNYNYNAFLYSDISYSAHFHKNYELIYVLKGTVELSVNGKPDVLKPGEMILISPYAVHSFAVDGKSKIWVGVFSEDFVLSFSKANSQISYSKFKCGLKQEAFLKEHLFFQGQPELYLAKSCLYLVCSECLKHAVAFDMKSSDEFRNRVIAFISENLSDEITLGSTAAALGYEYHYFSALFHRCFNMHFKEFINMFRFEFACEMLLHTKADIAFLAVECGFQSIRNFNRIFKKFSGHTPTEYRKQLQSED